In one window of Methanoregula sp. DNA:
- a CDS encoding glycosyltransferase family 4 protein — protein MESRKVAFFCWESMYAERVGGLAVAATNLAENLAKSHEVHYFTRGFIPDQIVNHVQYHYCQPSGNNPVQYCDDMSTKMVKQFRTCDRHGRFDILHFHDWHAIQALHSLQERDTILTFHSTEYGRNGNNVGDWWEYREISGKEWYGGLIAKRVTTVSDTLKKEVMQLYNIPDGKCDVVPNGVVPQQYRSAIDPGEVKRSYGIHPYAPLILFIGRLVYQKGPDILIEALKKVCRERWDARVIVAGDGGMRQSLQERAWDLPVNFVGYIPDSEYIRLLNACNLVVIPSRNEPFGLVLLEAWSAEKPVVASNVGGLSENIDAFVNGIKAEPTPDSLAWGISNVINDPSKAEMLGMRGRAKVDRMFQWSPVASQMEKTYARAVY, from the coding sequence ATGGAATCACGTAAGGTAGCATTTTTCTGCTGGGAGTCTATGTATGCTGAACGAGTGGGTGGGCTTGCGGTTGCAGCAACCAATCTTGCAGAGAACCTGGCAAAATCCCATGAAGTTCACTATTTTACCCGGGGTTTTATCCCGGACCAGATCGTGAACCATGTGCAGTATCATTACTGCCAGCCCTCCGGAAATAATCCTGTACAATACTGCGATGATATGAGCACTAAGATGGTTAAGCAATTCCGCACCTGTGATCGCCATGGACGTTTCGATATCCTGCATTTCCATGACTGGCATGCCATACAGGCCCTGCATTCTCTTCAGGAGAGGGACACGATCCTCACCTTCCATTCAACGGAATACGGGAGGAACGGCAACAATGTCGGGGACTGGTGGGAGTACCGGGAAATTTCCGGCAAAGAGTGGTACGGAGGCCTGATCGCAAAGAGAGTGACAACGGTTTCAGATACCTTAAAAAAAGAGGTGATGCAGCTCTACAACATTCCGGACGGTAAGTGCGATGTTGTTCCCAATGGCGTAGTCCCCCAGCAGTACCGGTCCGCTATTGATCCCGGGGAAGTGAAACGATCCTATGGCATCCATCCTTACGCCCCTCTTATCCTGTTCATCGGCCGGCTCGTGTACCAGAAAGGCCCGGATATTCTCATCGAGGCGTTAAAAAAAGTATGCCGGGAGCGATGGGATGCCCGGGTAATTGTGGCCGGGGATGGCGGAATGCGCCAGTCCCTCCAGGAACGGGCTTGGGATCTCCCGGTAAATTTTGTGGGGTACATTCCCGATTCAGAATATATCCGTCTCCTGAATGCCTGCAACCTTGTAGTTATTCCCAGCCGGAACGAACCGTTCGGTCTTGTCCTGTTGGAAGCCTGGAGTGCGGAGAAGCCGGTCGTTGCGTCAAATGTGGGTGGCCTGTCAGAGAATATCGATGCGTTCGTGAACGGAATAAAGGCAGAACCCACGCCGGACTCTCTTGCATGGGGTATAAGCAATGTGATCAACGACCCGTCAAAGGCTGAGATGCTTGGCATGCGGGGAAGAGCCAAAGTCGACCGGATGTTTCAATGGAGCCCCGTTGCTTCACAGATGGAAAAAACCTATGCACGGGCGGTTTATTAG
- a CDS encoding lactate utilization protein, whose translation MTKVTPYSAVNLYPEVITDPDTWNRFPTPDIVELTIKAVEKRGITVIPAADGDEAMSVIKRLIPRNGEVMAGSSTTLIEIGFEEYIAGGKSGWKLMHTVINAENDAAKRADLRRKSVTADYFISSANAIAQTGEIVGCDASGSRVGAWPFAAGHLILVVGINKIVPTLEDALNRVRKYVYPLENVRAHKVYDTPSTIGKCVIISHEKNVGRITLILVKESLGY comes from the coding sequence ATGACCAAAGTAACCCCGTACAGTGCGGTAAACCTCTATCCGGAAGTAATCACAGACCCGGATACCTGGAACCGGTTCCCTACGCCGGATATTGTCGAGTTGACTATCAAAGCTGTCGAAAAACGCGGCATAACGGTGATTCCGGCGGCTGACGGCGATGAGGCAATGTCGGTTATCAAACGGCTCATTCCCCGCAATGGCGAAGTGATGGCCGGTTCCTCAACGACCCTCATCGAGATAGGATTTGAGGAGTATATTGCCGGTGGAAAGAGCGGATGGAAACTCATGCATACCGTAATCAATGCGGAGAATGATGCGGCAAAGCGGGCAGATCTGCGCAGAAAATCTGTTACTGCCGATTATTTTATCTCGAGTGCAAATGCCATTGCCCAGACCGGGGAGATTGTCGGATGTGATGCGAGCGGGAGCCGTGTCGGTGCATGGCCGTTTGCGGCCGGGCATCTCATCCTTGTGGTGGGTATAAACAAGATCGTCCCCACGCTTGAAGATGCACTGAACAGGGTAAGAAAGTACGTCTACCCCTTAGAGAATGTCCGGGCACATAAGGTGTACGATACCCCAAGTACGATCGGAAAATGTGTGATTATTTCCCATGAGAAAAATGTTGGACGCATCACCCTGATCCTGGTAAAGGAGTCGCTCGGGTATTAG
- a CDS encoding ferredoxin, with translation MKVVIDRNGCVSCGTCWDTCPAFFEQNADDSFSQVIEKFRLGNNPAEGSASADQAACVTEAADLCPAQVITIGE, from the coding sequence ATGAAAGTTGTAATTGACAGGAATGGATGCGTAAGCTGTGGAACCTGCTGGGATACCTGCCCGGCATTCTTTGAACAGAACGCGGATGACTCATTCAGCCAGGTTATTGAAAAATTCCGGCTGGGAAATAATCCTGCAGAAGGATCCGCTTCAGCAGATCAGGCTGCATGCGTAACAGAGGCTGCGGATCTCTGTCCTGCGCAGGTTATCACTATTGGAGAATGA
- a CDS encoding winged helix-turn-helix transcriptional regulator codes for MVLLPPSQKNVLEILCTEGAMTHKDLVSKSASSPRTVRYALKKLKEKHLLIEKMNMHDMRQIIYQYRLIPEKHSGLADC; via the coding sequence ATGGTTTTATTACCCCCGTCTCAAAAAAACGTGCTCGAGATCCTTTGTACAGAAGGTGCAATGACCCATAAGGATCTCGTGAGTAAATCTGCCTCTTCCCCAAGAACCGTACGGTACGCCTTAAAAAAACTCAAGGAAAAACACCTCCTCATCGAGAAGATGAACATGCATGATATGCGCCAGATTATTTACCAGTACCGTTTGATCCCGGAAAAGCACAGCGGGTTGGCAGACTGTTGA
- a CDS encoding family 1 encapsulin nanocompartment shell protein: MEKTYLGREDAPLSAETWKLLDTTMVEAAKSQLSGRRLLSIDGPFGFGLKVIPLSDYETPDGITTSTFIPVNLITTSFFLNKRDLAAGERDRLALDAGPAAGAAITCAEKEDDIIFNGILNTPGLLNAEGAGSLALTKWDKVGTAADQIINAVTLLDDAGFHGPYSMALAPAQYNLLLRRYPQGNGTELDHIRTILAGDVIKAAVLKKGGVLLASGRQYCSLVLGQDMSIGYNGPYEDSLEFSISESLALMIRTPESICVLT, encoded by the coding sequence ATGGAAAAAACCTACCTGGGACGTGAAGACGCCCCTCTCAGCGCTGAGACCTGGAAACTGCTCGATACTACCATGGTAGAAGCTGCAAAAAGCCAGCTTTCAGGACGACGCCTGCTCAGTATCGATGGTCCGTTCGGTTTCGGGCTCAAGGTCATACCCCTCAGCGACTACGAGACCCCCGATGGGATCACAACCAGCACATTCATCCCGGTGAACCTGATAACCACCTCATTCTTCTTGAACAAGCGGGATCTTGCCGCGGGCGAACGGGACCGGCTGGCCCTGGATGCAGGCCCGGCTGCCGGTGCCGCGATAACATGTGCGGAAAAAGAAGATGATATTATCTTTAACGGGATCCTGAATACCCCGGGGCTCCTCAATGCTGAAGGTGCTGGTTCGCTTGCCCTGACAAAATGGGACAAGGTTGGTACAGCTGCTGACCAGATCATCAATGCAGTGACCCTGCTGGATGATGCCGGTTTCCACGGTCCCTACTCTATGGCCCTTGCTCCAGCCCAGTACAATCTCCTCCTGCGCCGGTACCCGCAGGGTAATGGCACCGAACTCGATCACATCCGGACAATACTTGCCGGGGATGTCATCAAGGCTGCGGTCCTTAAAAAAGGCGGAGTCCTGCTCGCTTCCGGCCGCCAGTATTGTTCCCTTGTACTCGGGCAGGATATGAGCATCGGTTACAACGGACCGTATGAAGACTCGCTTGAATTCAGTATTTCTGAGAGTCTTGCGCTCATGATTCGCACACCGGAGTCTATCTGCGTACTTACGTGA
- a CDS encoding Rubrerythrin, with protein MPEFVNPFSGMIPKRTLTEGELVRALRLDLAAEHEAVHTYLAHADATDNPLAKAVLIDIANEERVHVGEFARLISILTGDEDGYLKKGTLEVDAMAASLAPPEQSPPQTVGETTIGSLKKS; from the coding sequence ATGCCGGAATTTGTCAACCCGTTCAGCGGAATGATACCGAAACGCACACTGACTGAGGGAGAACTGGTCCGGGCTCTGCGCCTTGACCTGGCAGCCGAACATGAGGCTGTCCATACGTACCTTGCCCACGCCGATGCTACGGATAACCCCCTTGCAAAAGCGGTACTGATCGATATCGCGAACGAAGAGCGTGTGCATGTCGGGGAATTTGCCCGCCTCATCTCCATCCTTACCGGAGATGAAGACGGGTATCTTAAAAAGGGAACCCTCGAAGTCGATGCCATGGCTGCATCACTGGCCCCCCCGGAACAAAGCCCCCCGCAAACCGTGGGTGAAACTACCATTGGATCCTTAAAAAAATCCTAG
- a CDS encoding superoxide dismutase, which translates to MDENRFYSLPKLPYEYSALAPHISEEQLKLHHQKHHQAYVNGANSIFEKLDKARRENTDPDMKATLKELSFFIGGFRLHNKFWENLAPAGKGGGGIPKGDLAKAVNSEFSTYERFKKEFTQAATSAEGSGWAVLTFCRKTGRLLILQIEKHNTNVPPGFDMLMVLDVWEHAYYLDYRNDRAKFVDTFWNIVNWDVVEQRFSSLKK; encoded by the coding sequence ATGGACGAAAACAGGTTTTATTCTCTCCCAAAACTGCCGTACGAATACTCTGCCCTTGCCCCTCATATCTCTGAAGAGCAGCTCAAGCTGCATCACCAGAAACACCACCAGGCGTATGTCAACGGCGCCAACAGCATATTTGAAAAACTGGACAAAGCACGCAGGGAAAATACCGACCCCGACATGAAGGCGACCCTTAAGGAACTGTCGTTTTTCATCGGCGGTTTCAGGCTCCACAACAAGTTCTGGGAAAACCTGGCTCCCGCGGGAAAGGGAGGCGGCGGGATCCCAAAGGGGGATCTGGCAAAAGCTGTCAATAGCGAGTTTTCCACATATGAACGGTTCAAAAAAGAGTTTACCCAGGCAGCAACGAGTGCCGAGGGTTCCGGGTGGGCTGTCCTGACATTCTGCCGGAAAACCGGGCGGCTGCTTATTCTGCAGATAGAAAAACACAACACGAACGTGCCCCCCGGTTTCGATATGTTGATGGTTCTTGACGTCTGGGAGCATGCCTACTATCTTGATTACCGGAACGACCGGGCAAAATTTGTCGATACGTTCTGGAACATCGTGAACTGGGATGTAGTTGAACAACGCTTCAGCTCGCTGAAAAAATAA
- a CDS encoding Hsp20/alpha crystallin family protein — MGERTKKKNGEKTIISPPTGISQSGRSMIIIIHLHGIPEENIRIDLEKKQLIISASKPDAMVMRKISVPEGSRISKKRFRDGILEVILERPL, encoded by the coding sequence ATGGGTGAAAGAACCAAAAAGAAAAACGGGGAAAAAACCATTATCAGCCCGCCAACCGGTATATCTCAAAGCGGAAGATCGATGATAATCATAATCCATCTTCACGGCATTCCCGAAGAGAATATCAGGATTGATCTGGAAAAAAAACAGCTGATAATATCCGCGTCAAAACCAGATGCGATGGTCATGCGGAAAATTTCAGTTCCTGAAGGTTCACGGATCAGTAAAAAAAGATTTCGTGACGGAATCCTGGAAGTTATCCTTGAAAGGCCCCTGTAA
- a CDS encoding response regulator has product MSKILVVDDEAIISMQLGELLETMGYTVVGLAASGEDAIEKARQLTPDLILMDIVMPKRLNGIEAAQVIISELDIPVVFVTSYADDAIIEKAKQVRPYGYIVKPFNELEIKAAIEVALFRKDAEREMNRMAEAAKAKTSPGSVEKPETDFIDQPEVKMILLKDIFSDIVLFLYVDPSVKDPIFKSALEAGIKKGGRNFFAYHQSVLNKFFLKEVQNGELFTRRIKKGELFFLPRILEKCTSTLTPGDPSASLQILFDFSDMEEFADIIAVKKLICVKKEAGIPITGIIALNIADLDHDHIRLLSEGITKIIISTGKDTNLSFDHPTFPAESLTIVPQATVEDVVKKLLEPVILSMLEKPISGYDIVHEIHSRYKVLISQARIYTFLYDLENKGYLEIKMSGKSKLYNPTKTGKKYIRQRMNEFRIVFHLILGDESAGPEKKV; this is encoded by the coding sequence ATGTCGAAGATTCTTGTAGTAGACGATGAAGCGATCATTTCCATGCAGCTGGGGGAGCTGCTGGAAACAATGGGATATACGGTCGTGGGATTGGCAGCATCCGGTGAGGATGCGATCGAGAAGGCCCGGCAGCTTACACCTGACCTGATCCTGATGGATATCGTTATGCCTAAAAGACTCAACGGTATCGAAGCGGCACAGGTTATTATCAGCGAACTGGATATTCCGGTAGTTTTTGTCACGTCGTACGCGGATGATGCGATTATCGAGAAAGCCAAGCAGGTCCGGCCGTACGGGTATATTGTTAAACCCTTCAATGAACTGGAAATAAAAGCTGCCATCGAAGTTGCCCTCTTCCGTAAAGACGCAGAACGGGAGATGAACCGGATGGCAGAGGCAGCCAAGGCAAAAACATCTCCCGGTAGTGTGGAAAAGCCGGAAACTGATTTCATTGACCAGCCTGAAGTAAAAATGATTCTCCTGAAAGATATTTTTTCAGATATTGTCCTCTTCCTGTATGTAGATCCGTCTGTAAAAGATCCGATATTCAAATCCGCCCTTGAAGCCGGGATAAAAAAAGGAGGGCGGAATTTCTTTGCATATCACCAGTCCGTCCTGAATAAATTTTTTTTAAAGGAGGTTCAGAATGGTGAGCTGTTCACCCGGCGCATAAAAAAAGGGGAACTGTTTTTCCTCCCTCGTATTCTTGAGAAATGTACATCCACCTTAACCCCCGGGGATCCTTCTGCCAGTCTCCAGATCCTTTTTGATTTTTCTGACATGGAAGAATTTGCCGATATCATCGCCGTAAAAAAACTGATTTGTGTAAAAAAGGAAGCCGGAATTCCCATCACCGGGATTATCGCCCTGAACATTGCAGATCTCGATCACGACCACATCAGGCTTCTGTCAGAAGGCATAACAAAGATCATCATATCTACCGGCAAGGACACGAACCTTTCCTTTGACCACCCCACGTTCCCGGCAGAATCTTTAACCATTGTTCCCCAGGCAACGGTTGAAGATGTGGTGAAAAAACTCCTCGAACCGGTGATACTGTCTATGCTTGAAAAACCGATATCCGGATATGATATCGTTCATGAGATCCATAGCCGGTACAAGGTTCTCATTTCCCAGGCCCGGATATATACGTTCCTTTATGATCTCGAGAATAAGGGATACTTAGAAATTAAGATGTCGGGCAAGTCAAAATTATACAATCCTACTAAAACCGGTAAAAAATATATCCGGCAGCGGATGAACGAATTCAGGATTGTATTCCATCTCATCCTCGGGGATGAATCTGCTGGTCCGGAAAAGAAAGTATGA
- a CDS encoding PAS domain S-box protein — MNRPSPFTTAFLPENVAEEHLFKKITFTFGLLAILSGVTGIMGNISGVILISSVCPGCKTMALSAALIWIFFGAILVYISSGKVLGRTVSLFLRAALVVIAGTTFLEIISGLYGGHFIIESWFIAAGSVIFGPLSSPLSPVAAGFIVIAAVGLFFYGDPFFLSSQNRRAREITVVAGIIITLVSLTLILSYFYGNPFFYGTPVIPIAAISAIAAFCIGAGLIAAAGPATVPVCYFRGNSTQAMLLRNFVTLTVAVTLCENIFFYIISSWYHFSDAVTLSVSIVIFIIATALIVARISGQIGHRLDTAEQALVHQNEELSELNEELQSAEEELRQNVDDLTKTELALRESEERLIWHIDNSPLAVITFDSQFRITVWSDEATRMFGWTKEEIVGKILGEFRWVYDDDIDRVTAISSDMMSGKSPRNMHSNRNYRKDGSVIYCEWYNSALRDKDGNLISIHSQVLDVTARKKTEDALRERDWFLRETEKNAKLGGWMANPHTDYLKWTDGIYDIVEAPRNSSPGFSEGLKYFAEEDRLLVRNKLETCLSTGDPFTLELPITTGTGLKVWTELRGLMPVTEGTRSFVTGTFQNITERRQIEEKLKQESGKLNILADAARRLLGAEKPEQVVLTVGERVMQHLSCQTFFNYIIEEGRPQLHLNAYAGITREDARRLEYLDLGDGVCGRVARDGERIVSFDIPSHEPEGTFPIHSFGTTGYACYPIVYQGRTLGTLLFGTSERPHFTYDELELMQAVTDLVATAMARKKIEETLRGTSQYLENLIDYANAPIIVWDPEFRILRFNHAFEFLTGMTADTVQKKPLDILFPEKTRHETMELIKKTSRGEQWDSVEIPIRHVSGAIKIVLWNSANIYDAAGVTITSTIAQGNDITERKRAEETSIKTASLLNAALDSTADGILVVDNSGNITSYNKTFCEIWGIPVHRLDSAGEKTALAYMTPLIADSREFVARLKDFYSHPERESYDIVSLTDGRIFERYSKPQKINETIVGRVWSYRDITERRQAEEALRESLEKFRIIATNTPDHILVQDMNLRYIQVINPQLGLTVQEMIGKTDYEVLSKEDADVLTKIKKHVVESGTAVHQEIPLVNARGEKNYFAGSYVPKRNAAGEIDGLIGYFRNVTESKLANEKITAALAEKEILIREIHHRVKNNLQIISSLLYMTRTRTQDPAVNSILTDMMMKIKTMAQIHTRLYESKQFDKINMSSHIRDQVTDLSNIYRKSGPEITCTVEAEDLFLPVDQAIPCALVINEALSNAFKHAFKGRERGTILITLSLDGENVNISVEDDGVGIPVDVDTRLSTSLGLKLIRSLVLQLEGTVKIESTMHGSTVNVCFPIR; from the coding sequence ATGAATCGGCCATCACCTTTCACTACCGCTTTTTTACCTGAAAATGTAGCGGAAGAACATTTATTTAAAAAAATTACCTTCACCTTCGGACTTCTTGCAATCCTTTCCGGTGTAACCGGCATTATGGGGAATATTTCGGGAGTCATTCTTATAAGCAGTGTCTGCCCGGGCTGCAAGACAATGGCCCTGAGTGCAGCTCTCATATGGATTTTTTTTGGAGCTATTCTTGTATACATCTCTTCAGGAAAGGTGCTGGGCCGGACGGTATCTCTGTTTTTAAGAGCTGCACTGGTGGTCATTGCAGGTACAACATTTTTAGAAATTATTTCGGGACTCTACGGGGGACATTTTATTATAGAATCCTGGTTTATTGCGGCCGGGTCGGTAATTTTCGGACCCCTGTCATCACCTTTATCTCCTGTCGCAGCCGGGTTCATCGTTATTGCAGCGGTCGGATTGTTTTTTTATGGCGATCCATTCTTTTTGTCTTCACAAAACCGCAGGGCACGGGAAATTACGGTCGTAGCGGGGATTATTATCACCCTGGTCTCTCTCACCCTGATCCTGAGTTATTTCTATGGAAATCCGTTTTTCTATGGGACGCCGGTAATTCCGATCGCAGCTATTTCTGCGATTGCAGCATTTTGTATCGGGGCCGGGCTGATTGCTGCTGCCGGGCCGGCAACCGTTCCGGTCTGCTATTTCAGGGGAAATTCCACCCAGGCCATGCTGCTCCGGAACTTCGTTACGTTAACCGTCGCTGTCACTCTTTGTGAAAACATATTTTTTTATATCATATCGTCATGGTACCATTTTTCCGATGCGGTTACCCTCTCGGTAAGCATCGTCATTTTTATTATCGCAACTGCTCTCATTGTCGCAAGAATATCCGGACAGATCGGGCACCGGCTTGATACCGCAGAACAGGCACTTGTTCACCAAAATGAAGAGCTCAGCGAACTCAACGAGGAACTCCAGTCCGCAGAAGAAGAATTGCGGCAGAATGTAGATGATCTCACAAAAACAGAACTGGCGCTGCGGGAAAGCGAGGAGCGCCTGATCTGGCATATCGACAATTCACCCCTGGCGGTGATAACGTTCGATTCACAGTTCCGCATTACCGTCTGGTCCGATGAAGCAACCCGCATGTTTGGCTGGACAAAAGAAGAGATCGTGGGAAAAATCCTGGGTGAATTCCGCTGGGTTTACGATGATGACATAGACCGGGTCACGGCCATTTCCTCTGATATGATGAGCGGGAAGAGCCCGCGAAACATGCACAGCAACCGCAATTACCGTAAAGACGGTTCGGTTATTTACTGTGAATGGTACAATTCTGCACTCCGCGATAAAGACGGGAACCTCATCTCCATCCATTCCCAGGTGCTCGATGTAACGGCCCGCAAAAAAACTGAGGATGCGCTCAGGGAGAGAGATTGGTTCCTCAGGGAAACAGAGAAAAATGCGAAGCTTGGCGGGTGGATGGCAAACCCGCATACCGATTACCTCAAGTGGACTGATGGGATTTACGACATCGTAGAAGCTCCTCGCAATTCCTCGCCGGGTTTTTCAGAGGGATTAAAATATTTTGCAGAGGAAGACCGGCTACTCGTCAGGAATAAACTGGAGACGTGCCTTTCCACCGGTGATCCCTTTACCCTTGAGCTTCCCATTACAACCGGGACTGGATTGAAGGTCTGGACGGAATTACGGGGATTAATGCCCGTAACAGAGGGAACCCGTTCCTTTGTTACCGGTACGTTCCAGAATATCACTGAACGCAGGCAGATTGAAGAAAAACTGAAACAAGAGTCCGGCAAATTAAACATTCTTGCAGATGCTGCCCGCAGGCTCCTGGGGGCTGAGAAACCCGAACAGGTAGTCCTGACCGTGGGTGAGCGGGTGATGCAGCACCTCTCCTGCCAGACATTTTTCAATTATATTATCGAGGAGGGAAGACCCCAGCTGCACCTGAATGCATATGCCGGCATTACCCGGGAAGATGCACGCCGGCTTGAATACCTGGATCTCGGTGACGGTGTCTGTGGCCGGGTCGCCCGCGATGGCGAACGAATTGTTTCCTTTGACATCCCCTCTCATGAACCTGAAGGAACTTTTCCGATCCATTCATTTGGTACAACCGGATATGCGTGTTATCCGATCGTCTACCAGGGTCGCACTCTCGGGACACTCCTGTTTGGTACCAGCGAACGGCCGCATTTTACCTATGATGAACTTGAGCTGATGCAGGCAGTCACGGATCTTGTGGCAACCGCAATGGCGCGGAAAAAGATAGAAGAAACCCTGCGTGGCACGAGCCAGTATCTCGAAAACCTGATCGATTATGCCAATGCCCCGATCATTGTCTGGGACCCGGAATTCAGGATCCTGCGGTTCAACCACGCATTTGAATTCCTGACCGGAATGACTGCCGACACCGTGCAAAAAAAACCCCTCGATATCCTCTTTCCTGAAAAAACCCGGCATGAAACAATGGAGCTGATAAAGAAGACAAGCCGCGGTGAACAGTGGGACTCGGTAGAGATCCCCATCCGGCATGTTTCCGGCGCGATAAAAATCGTTCTCTGGAATTCAGCCAATATCTATGATGCGGCTGGTGTCACGATCACCTCTACCATTGCCCAGGGAAATGATATTACGGAGCGCAAACGTGCGGAAGAAACATCCATAAAAACCGCTTCACTCCTTAATGCGGCTCTCGATTCCACTGCTGATGGTATCCTGGTGGTCGATAACAGCGGAAACATTACCAGTTACAACAAGACCTTTTGTGAAATCTGGGGAATCCCGGTACACCGGCTCGATTCCGCCGGAGAGAAGACCGCTCTTGCCTACATGACCCCCCTGATTGCAGACTCACGGGAGTTTGTTGCCCGGTTAAAGGACTTCTATTCTCACCCGGAACGGGAGAGCTACGATATCGTCAGCCTCACCGATGGCCGGATCTTCGAGCGGTATTCCAAACCCCAGAAAATTAACGAAACTATTGTCGGCAGGGTCTGGAGTTACCGCGATATCACCGAGCGCCGGCAGGCAGAAGAAGCCTTACGGGAGAGTCTTGAAAAATTCCGGATTATTGCCACCAATACCCCGGATCATATCCTGGTGCAGGATATGAACCTCCGGTATATCCAGGTAATAAATCCCCAACTTGGCCTGACCGTGCAGGAAATGATCGGAAAAACCGATTACGAGGTATTATCCAAAGAAGATGCGGATGTCCTGACAAAGATCAAGAAACATGTAGTGGAAAGTGGTACAGCAGTGCACCAGGAAATCCCATTGGTCAATGCACGCGGCGAGAAAAACTACTTTGCCGGATCCTATGTGCCGAAACGGAACGCTGCCGGCGAGATTGACGGACTTATCGGTTATTTCAGGAATGTAACCGAGTCAAAACTGGCAAATGAAAAGATCACTGCCGCACTGGCGGAAAAAGAGATCCTGATCCGGGAAATCCACCACCGGGTCAAAAACAATCTCCAGATAATTTCAAGTCTCCTCTATATGACGAGGACGAGGACGCAGGATCCGGCCGTAAACAGCATATTGACTGACATGATGATGAAGATCAAGACCATGGCCCAGATCCATACGCGGTTGTATGAGAGTAAGCAATTCGATAAGATCAATATGAGCAGTCATATCCGGGACCAGGTGACCGATCTCTCAAATATCTACAGGAAGTCCGGCCCGGAGATCACCTGCACCGTGGAAGCAGAGGATCTTTTTCTTCCGGTTGACCAGGCAATTCCCTGCGCACTGGTGATAAACGAAGCCCTGTCGAACGCATTCAAACATGCGTTTAAAGGACGTGAGCGCGGGACTATTCTGATCACTTTATCGCTGGATGGAGAGAATGTCAATATATCCGTTGAGGATGATGGTGTCGGTATTCCCGTCGATGTGGATACCCGGCTGTCTACGAGCCTGGGACTGAAACTGATCAGGAGCCTGGTATTGCAACTGGAGGGGACGGTGAAAATCGAAAGTACCATGCATGGTTCTACCGTGAACGTGTGCTTTCCGATAAGATAG
- a CDS encoding nucleotidyltransferase family protein: MPEPDIYHLVAQKKQEIAELAARYGASHIRIFGSVARHTADESSDIDFLVELEPGRTLFDLGGLSYDLEQLLGKHVDVCTVNLLRDQVRNRILAEAIPL; the protein is encoded by the coding sequence ATGCCTGAGCCGGACATCTACCATCTCGTTGCCCAGAAAAAGCAGGAGATCGCCGAGCTTGCGGCACGCTACGGGGCATCGCACATCCGTATTTTCGGATCGGTTGCCCGCCACACTGCGGATGAGAGCAGCGATATTGATTTTCTTGTCGAACTTGAACCGGGACGGACCTTGTTTGATCTGGGCGGCTTATCGTATGATCTTGAGCAGCTTCTTGGAAAACACGTGGATGTCTGCACGGTCAATCTGCTCCGGGATCAGGTACGGAACCGGATTCTTGCGGAGGCGATTCCTCTTTGA
- the rpl12p gene encoding 50S ribosomal protein P1, with amino-acid sequence MEYIYAALLLHKAGKKVDENGVKAVLTAAGVAANESRIKALVAALDGVNIEEAISKAAVAPVAAAAAPAAAGHAAPAKEEHKEEDKKQEEESGMAGLGALFG; translated from the coding sequence ATGGAGTATATCTATGCAGCACTTCTCCTGCACAAAGCAGGCAAGAAAGTCGATGAGAATGGCGTAAAGGCAGTCCTTACTGCCGCCGGTGTAGCAGCAAATGAATCACGGATCAAGGCACTCGTTGCAGCGCTCGATGGCGTGAACATTGAAGAGGCAATCTCCAAGGCAGCAGTCGCCCCGGTTGCCGCAGCAGCAGCACCCGCAGCAGCAGGCCACGCAGCACCAGCCAAGGAAGAGCACAAGGAAGAGGACAAGAAGCAGGAAGAAGAGAGCGGTATGGCAGGGCTCGGTGCCCTGTTCGGCTAA